Part of the Tamandua tetradactyla isolate mTamTet1 chromosome 11, mTamTet1.pri, whole genome shotgun sequence genome, ctGGCTCAATTTCTGATCTTATAGATGGAGGTTCAAGATAACCGCATGAATTAGAATATACTTATTACAGAATTAAATTAGTCTCGGGTAATTCTCATGtattaagtaataataataataacaacgtTAAGATATTTTGCTTTATCTGGCTAAGTGAGAATTGATAGTGCATTTTTTTAGAGGAAGATAGGtggcaaaaagacaaaaattatgtttaaaatatcaGATGTTAAAGTCACATTGACATTTAAAGCTTAACTATGAAAAGGGGAAGCAATCCTTTGACACATTGttcctattttatttacttcAAGAGAAGAACTATTCCATTCTTCTTTGAGAGTGTAGATCTTGTAACTTGGCTAGAATGAGAAAGCATTCTTATTTATTCTTCCCTTGAAAGGTTACTTTACTTCCAGGAAAGTGACTAAAATATAGGAagattataaatatgtatgacaataataagaaaaaattacaatGCAAAAATAGACATAATGAGGAAATTAATTATACCTAAatatttgatgtttttatttaGGCTTTAGTGAACATTTGCAATATGAACTGTCATCATTATATTGAGAATACTTTGATTTGAATAAGTATATGAACCCCTTAAAAGACTTATCTGtatttaatgtttaattaaaGGATAAATATCTAAGGAAATTTAATTAATCACTAGAAAATATATGTAGGATTTAAGAGGATTTAAGTTTTGGTTAAACATTTAATAACTGGAGCATTAAAAATACTAGAATTAAATCCATCCCTTTCCATGTAATGATGCCTCCTAGACATTAATCAATCGAAAACATAGATATCTTTGATTGGTTTGTCAGTTTATAATAGGGATGGCCTTTAGAAGACCACAGAACCCTCTTAACATTCCATgagtcatactgtaaaagttcTTGTCCTCCCAATGGTCATGATGTCTGTAAACATAGAACATACATTCCCTTAGTGCAGGTTGGATTACTTCACCTTGTCTGGTGAGATATTTGACTTCCACTGCACAGGCAGTGTGCACATTGATATTAGGAATAGCCTTAGAATGAAACCCTCAAATGGAATTTCTGGATTAATTTGATCACATATTTAATTAGTTGTTTGGCACTAGAAATTTTAGTTCCCCACCTTCACCCAGATCAAAGAAGGATAACGACAAGTTTTTAATGCACCTTCGTGGTAAGCAGACATaagatttatatgaaaatattttgctaatGTAACTAAACAAATATAAGGTAAAATATGTTAGGTTTTAACTTATTagatttttttggtaaaatttggATTTTATGATTTAACCAAAATAAAGATTACATACTTTTAGGACTATAAAATTCAGGAGTTATACATGGTGAATTCAAATAGCAAAGCTAGTTATAATAATAAATTCATCTCATTTAATTAcattaagaaatgataaatataaaaataggtgAAATTTCATGGACATATTCCTATTTATTCTAGTTTATGAATTCTTATCCATATTACTGGACTGTGGCACAGGCCACTGTGTCCGGTACTTGAACAGTGCTGTTGTCCATAGACTTTGTTGAACAGAATTGTCAGCCCACGTGATGAGCCTGTTAGTCCGAAGGCCGGATGAAGCATGCCATCAGTTAAAGTGACTGTGTGCAACTTTTCAAATATGTGCCTTCAATGGTGAGAGGACAGGTAGGGCAAGCTAAGATTCCCTCACATGCACCATCAATACCTACATTATTTTCAACCACAACATCTAGTGTAGAGTCACCATCTTTTACTTTGTTAATATGTGAACACCGTGGTTTGCAGAGTGGGCCATTGTCTTATCTTCTGAGCTGCTGTGCGCCAGCATCTACATGCTCAGTGGTTGGCTCAGCCCCCGCCCTCCTGTCCCACCCTGGGTCCACAGGAGCCCAAAGTCTCCCTTGCGAGCTCCATGGAAGAAGAAGCTACAAGAGAAGCTACAAGCAGTGGAGGTGACATGCAGGAGCCAGGCACCTCCAGTGGTGGCTGTGCCCAcgtattttacacacacacatatacatatatatacacacttacataaacatatatgtacatacacatatattcatagTTTTTTCAATGcttaaggcaaaaataaattatcCAGAGTAGAACTGGTTCCCTCAGGCAAGGGGAGAATAGGGACTGCCTCTTCAGGAGGGATGTTTGTTATTAGACTTATCCTTGACTGCCCAATAACCCTATTGCATATTTTATGGTCCTCGCTCTTCCTTCCACAAATTTGATCAGTCTGCCATACAGCCCCTGGTAACATTTAGCATTCAATTGGTATTAcaatttgaaaaatttgaaaaattttctaTCTTTACAGTCAGGTCCTGCCTTGGGAgtcaaatacatttttcttaatggACTGCAAGCAAACAGAAATGTCTTCAAAGTTTCAGGTAAAGTATTCCAATTGCCCTTTGAACCTTACAAttgtatattaatatttcaattCAAAAGATCCCTCATTTTTATAATCAGAATTATCATGGTAGTCATTGTGTACCATAATCAATAGATTTTTCACTGCCCTACTTTCTGCCTACATCCCATAAAATGATATCACTGATAATAAATTATCATGATGACCCCTCATGGCAAAGATTACCAGCATCCCATTTCCCCAGCTGGAAATTTATCTGAAAATTCTTAAATATGTGATCAAATTAATCCAGAAAGCCCATTTCAGAGTTTGATTCTAGGGCTATTCTTAATATCAATTACTGTAAAGTTCAGGGTCTATCTTTTAACACTGGCCATATAAATGGGACAATTTAAGAATTAGTAAAGGGACCATCTTTACAAAGAAATACGGTACACAAAACCTGCAGAAGATACAGTAGTCCTGTGCTACAGATGCTGCTATAGCTGGGCCTGAAGGGGCAGGAGGAAAGAGCAGTTACCAGAATCTTGAGAGAAAGAGGTTTTGTGCTGCCAGCACAGGACAAGCACTGTGGCTTTGCTCAAGGCAGGAGTGTGGTCCTCACTGATATCACAGGGAAAGAAGTTAGGTTAAGAACTTACTCTGATTTGATCTTTTCTTACCTTTCAATTCAATTCCTCCCTACCTTGCCCAAGAGTCATCAATATAGCCCCAACGAGTTGGTCTCCTGGGTCAGAAAGTAGGATGGAAAAATGGAAGATATCAGCACATTAAAGAAATATTAGTGTCTGTATGTTTATTAATATTAAGATGTATATATTGAATACATGTGTGTAATATCcatgtgcatttattttattttcatttggattcattaaaacaatatataatgTGAAGGACAGTTATGACCGAATGCATCTATCGGGGGGGATTGCAGTCTCTAAACAAAACCTTTTGAGTCTTATTAAATAAGATTGATCTGACTTTCTCAATGAATGGTTTCATTTAATTGCCTTGTTAGACATTTCCCCAAGCCATAAATCTATGAGGTATTCCATGAATCTAATACACTTGGGACCCATTAATTGTTATAAATGTTTCTGGAACTAGCTGATTTGACTATGAGAATGTTAGAATGATGGTTTTGCTGTGAATTCTAGGTAAGTTTATGTGATTCAGATATTACTGCTGGCatacaaattttgttttattcccaTAATGATTCTATAGCCATTTGGTATGGTTATATGAGAGGAGGTACAAAACCTCCTTCATTCTATTGCAGTCTCCAAAACTACTGAGAGTAAAAACAGTGTCATAATTCTCTATTCTAAGTGGTTAGGAAATCTACCTTGCATTTTAAAGAAAGCTGAAGAACTGCATAATTGACACAGAAATTAAAAGACTAGCCATTGAAAAATGTTTACCAAAGGAGTAAGCTTTTATGAATATCTAAAAAACCCAAGAGGATGGAGATTATAGAAAGAGAAATTTCTATACTCATgcccaaaataaataatgaaagtttatgtttctttcagtttgcttttttctttcaaaaatcagGAAGGCATACAGTACATTTAAAGTTAAAGCAAGGCAAAAACTTACTGTGACTTTCAGGTTGGGAAGGGCTCTGGGTCCTCCTCAGTAAAGCACTCCTcatttaaagcaaaattttaactTGTGACCTGGGGCCTCTGTTTGAACCTCAAGACAAACTGAAAACCAGTGAACTATTTCATTGTTTGCTGTGGATTTGAGTATTTTCTTGTAAGACAAATCATAGAATTAAGTTCCCAAATTTATATGCGACCTTATAAAagtccaaaaatatttttaaagtaatgggGTATAAGTCAGagtagtaaagtaatcaagaggAGATAGGGTGGGGCTCCATGCTGGATAATTTGAGGGTCATCAAGAAAGCTCTGCACCCTGAGGGGTTAGGTTTGACTATCTCAGAAGAATACCAGAGGGAAAAAAGGGGCAATATCTGCCACTAATTTTACAATATGCACTCTTTTGCACAATAATATCAAAATCCAATGTATTATAATTATGTAACATTAACAcccaatgtaaaataaaatggccaatGCGTAATATCTGTGATTATATGTCAGACAGTCTATTAAGGCCTTTAAATAAACTATCTCTTTTAAATCCTACCCCAATTTTATAAGGGATATTATAGATACAGAAATGCCTAACTTACATAGGAGTAACATGAGTCTCTGGAAGATCAAATAAATTATCGATGGTGATCAAACTAGGAAAGATTAGAATCTGAATTGAGGCCAAGTCTACCTTACTCCACATCTCATGTTGACAAGCTCATATTGCCTACCAAAATTGCACACTCTTCTGCAAAAACCTTTTTTATGTAATAATTCTCTTCATCTTCCCACCCCTGTAAAGTAGAGCTGCTGTCATTCTAAtattggcaaatatttcagaaaagagaTTCCTTGGACCAAATATAATCTGCAAATTTACTATTAGTTTTGATGCTCATGTAACTCAAACTTTAGCAATTTTTCAACAGTACTTAATATATCGGAATTAGGGAGCCCCTGATATCTGGAACAATTTCCATGGGCCAAGCCCCccactaattatttttaaaacaccatcATTCTTAATATTTACAACTGTCCCATCTAGTAATTACCATTatattccttgtttttcatggAGGCAACTGGGGCTTACAAGCTTAAATCATTTCTATAAGATCTCATGGTGGATAAGCAGTGAGACAGACCTTGAATCTATGCCATCTGCCTCACACATACACTTACAGCAGAACTATCTCTGGTTTGACTCCCCTCAAATCATGCACACCTCATATTTGTAAGACATGGTTTCCTTTTGTTCTTCAGCATGAAAGACAATCTGCTGCTCAGATGGAAACCTCACCCCTCACGAGCACATTCTATCATGAAACAAATTTGCCTGTGTATTTCACTAGTCAGACTGTGTATTGTGTGCTTAGTTACCCTTGCTTTATTCTTGTACTTGCCTGTGAAGAGTACAGGATGGCTAGAGATTTCTAGCTCCAGCAGCTATGTGGGATAATAAACAAATCCTCTAAAAGTTAAACATCATCACTAGAACACAGCAGAATGGGGATTTTATGGTATGCTTCTCTAGAATTAAGGAAGTctctccattcatccattcatcaaatATCATCTGTActaattcttattctgtgctaGATGATGTTTTAACCATTGGCAACAAATTCTGGTCTCTTGAGTTCTCCTCCTAGTAGATGGAAAtgcagaacaaataaaataagccCATTGTATGGTGAGCTATATTGTAAATGTTCCGTAAAAGTGTAAAGCAGGGAAAGAGGATAAGGAGTGTTAGCggaaaaggagaaaggatatTTTGAACTGTGTGATTAGGGAACACCAAGCTAAGAAGGGGAGAAATTTTGATCAAAACACTGAACGGAGAGAATGAATAGCAAGCACAAAGCTGCTGAATATGACAGTCCTTTGGGTTACAAATGATGACAAGGGAAGAAATCAGAATGGTGGCTATGACCAAATCAAATTTTTGTGCACGTATATGtgtgtggagttcattcagagaAATCAGACGTTTCCATCCAAAAGGCTCCCTGAGATATAAATATTCACTTTACTGCAAAGCTGTGTCATTTTTACTTATGCTGTCCTCACAGTAGATTATCAAACATTGTTCTGAATGGTTAAGGTTTAAAGTCAGGAGATCAGAAgttattttccccttcttttcaaGATACAACTAGCAGCAAAACATAAAAGGTGAGTCTTTATGTCACAGCAGGAGGAATCTTAGAGGTGTTTCCTGCAGTAGTAAAAGCACAGAACAGAGTCTGAGGAACAAACACTTTGCCCAATGATTTACAGAAATCATGTTGTTTCTCTGGAAGGACCTatctttctcatctataaaatagaattACCTCATGGGGTAGTGATAAGAAACGAATTTATGCCAACTTCTTTAGtccttaacttttaattttttttctaaaacactagtttaaataaatcatacagtAAACTTATTCTTCCAATATTTACCTTACgtggcattttattttattagtaatgACATCGAAAACAGCTTACACTTCTATTTTAACTTTAACAAAAAGCCTCTGTAACGGTAGCACACATCTCAAAGGGCTCTGAAAATGAACTCACATCAAACACCTAAatgcagtacctggcacatagtaaaagGGCAACTATGCTTGCTGTTAAGAATAATTAAGAAActcttaatgaaaaatatttccaggTCAGTTGGCATGAACCCATtgatcattatccccattttaccatGATGGGAATGGAggtttcaggaaaaataaaatacaaaatattttctgaaccaGAAAAACTCTCCacaaaagtaaagataaaatggggataatgatagtgATATCTACatcataatttttattagaatAGGAAATAATGCATGTAAGTATCAGATAGAGTTCCTGGATTAGACCCAccattgtttcttcttcttccttccttgctCTTTCCATTTCATTGTCACTAACTTTATTATTATGAACAAAGCCTAATCTGATCCAGTCAATATATTTGTGGCCAAATTGGGTTTCTCAGTGTTGATCTAGGCCATGACATCTCCAGGTGCTTCAGAAATTGCACATACAGAATGAGCCCACTGATGATGGGcacttaatatattttcttatttatcatgGGAACTGCAAGACATACATCATAGagtcatttaacaaataaaatttctagGAAGCTCTGTTCTAAAGAGTATGTTttcaatatatattaattatcatcACTTTTCCCCCCATCTTTTGCACTGAGCAATATTTTCCTAATGAGTCAGCACATGGTTTATTGATTTTGCAGTGACTTCCAAAGCTATGAACCCCTAAGGTACTTTACAGATCAAATAAACTGGGGAGACTGAGCAGGTGCCAGTTTCCTGGATCCACAGTGCATGCCTGCATTGGTTGTGACAGTGAAAATTACAAGTAAAGGTCCTGATTCCAGGTGGGGGTAAAGTGGAATATTTCCATGTTGAATCAAGATTGGCTGCAAAAGTGAGAGATGTAGGAAGCTCCCAAATGATGATATGGACATTGTTTGGAAACATTTCTGTGAACCTGTATATAAAAGGTGGCCCATCTGCAGACAGCACCTGAATCTCTCTGTATTAccatattgttttttaattaaggaGTCAATaccaaaaagagaaggaaacacagaACCCACCAGCAGCTACTAATTTGATATCACATAAGAAAGAAGTGGTTTAGTAGTTCAGTTCTGGGTCTCTGAAGAAAACATCACCACTTATTAACTGTGTAACTACTAACACCTTATTAAATCTCAAATCAATCATGTAATCATTGATATTAACCCATAAACATACTTATGTTGAGTATTTATGGAGAAAATGAGGTAATTCACATGGAATATGAAGCCAGGAATAGACTCAGAAGAAAGCATTGAAAATCCTttgctatgatttttaaaaatgctgaaatacTGAGATCATTATGAGGACCAGAGAATATTAGAATCAGAGAGGGTTAAGACTGAGATTGAGTCCAGATTGTTTACAACTTTTTCACAAAGGTAGCCCCTTTTAGTTCTCAAAGATTCCATGTTTGCAAAGATTCTGCCTATGTATAAAATACTTCTCATTCATGCTAAGTGATTCATCTAAAATAAACAGCCCAAATAATCTCATAATAAATCTACTAATGAATGTGAGATTAGCAGTAAACTGATGTGTTTCCCATCAAAATCACATGGGGAAAAGCATATTataatgaaagtgaaagaaaacaggTTAAATACAGAAGGATGTATAAAATATTACATAGTGAGAAGcagtgggaaaaataaaaaaaacaggaaaatggcaaaagaaatgtCAGAGAAGTGGCTGATATTGTGGTAGACTGGGAAGACCCTAAAAAGAGGTGAAATTATGCACATTTGAAACCTGATAATGTCAGGCAGCTAGTCATGAGCATGCCTCTAGGACAAGCTTTACAGAAATATGGAGAACTGCAAACTCCATCAACCTGCTCTTCTTACTCAAGGAGCAGAAAGGATGGGACCATTGCCAGAGTGTAGCAAGCAGAGAAGGAGAGAACAGTGGGATTAGAGAGTTGAAGTCCAGAGTTTATAGAGCTTGGACACTCTTGTGCTAATTTTGGCTTTTACTCTATGTTGAGAAGTCACTGGAGGGTTCAGGGTGCTGGAAGAACAGGATATAAATGGCATGTAACAGGACTGCTCTGGCTTCCCATTGAAAACTGACTCGAGTGGgttgaagacagaaatgagagtcCTTTCAGAAGTtactataaaaattaaagtggaaaTGATAGTGGCTTAGTCTAAGATAGAAACCCTAGAGCTGGGGGAAAATGTTCAGGTtctgatatattttaaaggtagaaCCAAGAGTATTGGCTGATTAATCAGACATGGTGTAAAATATAGAAAGGCTTGatattaaatacttttaaattatgttcTCTAAACTGGATAAATGCCATTTATTGTGTAGGGAAGCTGGAGAAACAGGTCTGGAAAGGTTTGTCAGGAACTcaattttgaatgaaatatccaGTAGATagctaataaaaaatgttaaacgGGCATATGGACACATGGGTCTGGAGTTCAAGGGAGAAAAGTGGTTAGCAGGTGCACAAATTAGACTCGTTCACAAATAGAGAACATTTAAAACCATCAGACCTAATAGTATCACCAAGGAGTGGATATAGATGGGATAGAAAAGAAAGCTAAAGGTTGATTTGGGGACACTTCAAATTTCAAAGATAGGGTCATTAATGCTGAGAACAAGTAGCAAGTGAAGTAGAAGGAAAACCAAGCAAGCATGATGACCTGCAAAAAAAGTGAGAGAGTGTTTCCAGCAGGAGGAAGTGATAAGGTGTTAAATGCTGCAGATAGGTCAAATCAGATGAGAACTGAAATTTGATTATTGCATTTATCTACCTGGAGATCATCAGACCTTGTCAAAGCTATCTTTAGGGGGTTGTAGGAACAATTGCTTAATTGGAACAATCTTCCATTGCTGTATATTTTGCTAAGAAAGAAGTCAACTTAATACTAGTATAAGAGTCTGGTATAAACAGAGCATATTTCTAGGTCCCAAGAGGTTGGGCCTCCAGAGGATGATCATATTCACtgatattttatacttatttagTTACAAAATGACTGGTGGGCAGTTAGTGGGACTGGAATTGTCCTTTAAGTAGATTGCAAGTATCTAGTTGTTGTGTAGACAGTATACTAGAATGTTATAGTTTCATttaaagagaatcctgaaaagCATGGGCAGGTTTCTTTGTACATTGAATACTGAGTCACATAATCATATTGCAATGTGtatattttgcttaatttttattaaataaaatccttaaaaataaaacataaagatcataaaaaaataatagataacaTTCTAGTACTAAACAAAAATttacttaaattaaaaattggttcttgaaaaatttttttgtcttatGTTTATTGTTGAATATGTATAAAATGGACTTTATCCCACATACTTTATAATCACATCATTGTATCTCATCCTTCcctctatatatttaaaatttttttattatgtactGTTTTGTAACCTATGTTTTTCCTTGTAATATCCTGTTGCATTTTTTATAACTATAGATAGTATTCTGAAATATGATTCCACAATGGCTGTATACTGTACCAAGCTATGGATGCACCACAAGAAAAATACAGTTCTTAAATGTATTACAATTGATCTATAGTCCAGTCTTTCAGAGGAAAAAACTCACACTTCAAGTTAGAAATCATACATTTAGACAAAAAGCAAGTCAACATGAGGAACAAAACCACAAcacaatataaattataattctcTTTCATTTAGTTGAACAGtcacttctagaagaaaaaaaataatgaatgtacATTTGAACATATAACTGTCAAATCTGATCGattattgaaaatgtaaaaatctaaaatatatatatatatatatatatatatatatatatattgattggCTTATTCTAAACTTCTAGAAGTGCCAGTGGTCTGATGCCATTTAATTAGCATATTTTCAGTTTATTCAGCACAGTGATTCATTATGAACACTCAATTCCCCCCCTTAGGTGAGATCCCTTGTAGTCATGGAGAGGGGCAATCACTCCTTGTCTCAGTTCATCCTGGTGGGTTTCACAACAGATCCTGTAATGCAGTTGGTTCTGTTTGGGATATTCCTTGGAGTTTACTCTGTGACCATGGTGGGAAATGCCACTCTCATTGTGTTGATCTGCAATGACTCCAGGCTTCACACacccatgtattttttcattgGAAATCTGGCTTTTCTGGATCTCTGGTACTCCTCTGTCTACACCCCGAAGATTATAGTGACCTGTATCTCTGAAGACAAGAGCATCTCCTTTGCTGGCTGTGTAGCACAGTTCCTCTTCTCCGCTGGGCTGGCCTAtagtgagtgtttcctgttggctgccatggcttatgaccgctatgtggccatctcaAAGCCACTGCTTTATTCTCAGACAATGTCGATAAAGTTATGTGCAGTTTTGGTGGCTGCCTCATATCTTGGTGGCTTTACTAACTCAACCTTAATTACCAAAActactttttctttgaaattctgtGGGGACAACATCGTTGATGACTTTTTCTGTGATTTGCCTCCCTTGGTGAAGCTCGCTTGTGGGGAGAAGGATGGCTACCAGGCTGCACTGTTCTTCATCCTGTCCTCCAATGTCTTCGCCCCCACTCTGTTCATCCTGGCCACCTacctcttcatcatcatcatcatctcgaAGATCCGCTCCACCCAGGGCCGCctcaaagccttctccacctgctcctcccacctgaCCTCTGTCACCTTATACTATGGCTCTATTCTCTACATATATGCTCGTCCCCGGTCTAGCTATTCTCTGGATAGGGacaaaataatttctatattttacaCTGTGGTGTTCCCCATGTTGAACCCCATGATCTACAGTCTGAGGAATAAGGATGTGAAAGAGGCTCTGTATAAGCTTTTCAATTAAGTCCAGATTCTCTACCTTTAAgaaaaatgttctaaacatgatcGTGATCATGAacacacaactttgtgatgatattgtgagccattaatagTATACTTTAGGTGAACTGTATGGTGCATAaagctatctcaataaaaatagtaaaaaacaaaaagaagaagatgcaAGCAAACATCTTATGGTCAGGATTTTTGTATCTCAGGAACAGCTTCTGTAGAGATCCATCATGATCAAGGATTGTTACAGTTACAGAACTTCCCACCTTGACACTGACAATTCACAAAACCTAACATAAGAAATTAAAGGCAACTGATGATATAGGAGTCTAATATACAATATAGAAATTtggataaaattttatattactttctattaaaagcaaaactaaaacCTAAAAgaactctctttttaaaaaaaaaccatatttgattttattaaacTGATATACATTGTAAATATCTGGGTGGTAagtaatttcataaaaataagagcaaatgTGATGaattaatttctaatattttcctaTTATTGAAAAATGTAAgataattattttctcttcttctcacagaattttgaaacatttttatgtttgctCTTTCCCCTAGAGCTTTAGCACAGTGATACAGTAGCACTCAAGGATTGCTTAGTGCAAAATAGTCTCAGAACACATGATCTTATCAATGTCTTTATCTCCTATGTTTGTTCTTTCTATTAAGGAAATATTAGCCAAGATGCCATAGTTTGATTTTTGTTACATATTCTAGggtcttaaagtttattttgttttgccatTCAAATTGTGCTGTTCTGAATACCAAAACgcaattattataataattcagATAATAACTATGGAAAAATGTAACAAGGTAAGATATGAAGGTCTATGTGTATAAGTTATTAAAAAGAGTAATGTTTGTAGAGAGAATATAAACAGGTAATTATGAAAAGGAGGGAGATATGAGAGGTTCCatgtaatttttattgatttttcaaagtaAAGCTATGTTAATGTAAATTATGataataaagtataaatatatattggtGTCTATGAGTGTGAACAGTTAAAAAAAGTGCAAGGAACTATTACTTAACCATGTAGTTCCAAATTTAAAAGCAGTAGCGACACATGGAACCATTAGTGACCAGTCGGCACTGATACACATGCACGTTAACCTGGACAGTAAGTCACAGGGATACATTTCATGTCAGTTTTCACACACAATAACCCAAAAGAAACACAACAGAAGCAGTGGAATTCTAAACTTCTTGATTTAGATAAATGTTCTGAAAAGGAAAGCTATTTATGCTGACTCAGGCCATTTCTAAAACACAACACTCAATAATTCCTATTACTGACATTACAGTTCTGATGAAACACACACTTTTTAAGTGCAAGTAGATAAAATCTATATGTTTCAATGACAGAAAATCAGTTATTTAATATCAGCCAAA contains:
- the LOC143650985 gene encoding olfactory receptor 9G19-like gives rise to the protein MERGNHSLSQFILVGFTTDPVMQLVLFGIFLGVYSVTMVGNATLIVLICNDSRLHTPMYFFIGNLAFLDLWYSSVYTPKIIVTCISEDKSISFAGCVAQFLFSAGLAYSECFLLAAMAYDRYVAISKPLLYSQTMSIKLCAVLVAASYLGGFTNSTLITKTTFSLKFCGDNIVDDFFCDLPPLVKLACGEKDGYQAALFFILSSNVFAPTLFILATYLFIIIIISKIRSTQGRLKAFSTCSSHLTSVTLYYGSILYIYARPRSSYSLDRDKIISIFYTVVFPMLNPMIYSLRNKDVKEALYKLFN